The window AATTTGCGACCAAATCTCCGCGGTTGTTTTTGACCATAAATAACGATAACTATAACCAGGCAATAAAGGATCAAATCCGCAGACCGCGGGATAAGGACAATAATTACATGGCTTATGCCCCCGATAATAATATGGTTGAACCCCTATTTTTCCGGATAAGATTTCTTTACTAATTTTCTTCACTAAAGATTCAGCATAACTAATTAATGCTTTCCAAGCCTTCTCATTTAAAACATTTTTTTGGTTGCGATAAAACTCACCTTTTTTATTAATGGCAACAGGCAGTAGTTCAGAGTAACCACTAATTTCCTGATCCATTAATTTTACCACAGGCAGATTTTCTAATAAATAACCGCGCAGCTTTAAGTTTTTTAAGATTTCCTGCTCTAAATTCTGCTTATCCAAAGGTCCTCTAGTATTAATTAAAGGGTCTTTAACGGGAAAATAAAACATACCAGCAGGTTCAGTAACCCTCTTTAATTTTTGGGAAATTTCCTGTAGGGCAACTAATAAATAAATCGGTAATTGTAATTTCAAACCATAATAAATTTCTTCTAAATTAAGTCCTAATTCCCCGGATTTATAATCTATTACCCGTACATAAACATTTCCATCATTTTCAGCTAAATCAATACGATCAATACGCCCCACTACTTCAACCTTTGTACCACCAATTTGTAGATGTAAACCTGACCAAGAGGCTTGTTTACCAAAAGAAATTTCAACACCCCAAGGTCGAAAATTACTTCTGCGGTGATGTTCACCTAAAACTATTACTGCCCGCAAAAGAATTCTAGCCAATTTATTGATCAAATAACGATAACGAGCAGTACTATAAAAAATCTTATTTTGCATAACAGGTGCTAATTCAACCACAATTTTGTCCACAATTTCTTTTAATTCTGCCGCACTGAGTTCACCATGCTCTAAATCATGTGTTTTTAAATAGTAATAAAATTCTTCCAAACCTCGGTGAAAAAAATGTCCTAAATCCAAAGCACTAACTAAATATTCATTTTGTTCTTTTAAACGTAAACCATATGTTAAAAAATGCTGAAAAGGACAAGCCTGAAAGATTTCTAAACGTGATACACTTACTTGCAATTCCTTTCCATATAATTTAAGCCTGCTTTTCACCGCTAAATCTGCCTGCCGAGCTTTATAAAAAAGCCCCTCAATCATCTTGGTTAAAAAAGTTCGACTCTTTTCCTCCTTTAAATACCAATTATAAACCTCCCACCATAAAGGGTCAATTTCCTGTCCATCCTTGGCTTGCCGTAAATTAATCACTAAATGACTAAAAGTAGGTTTAGGCAAAGTTATCAGTTGTAAAGCACTTTCTTGCTCCTTAAACTGCTTATCCGGAAAAAGCAATTGTAAACACTGCAGGAAAGGAGAAGGGCCCAAAGCCCTGCCTTCTTCATCTGCTAAAGCATAACTAAGAACCAAATATTCACTAGGAGTAGTCAAAGCCCGATAGAACAGAAATTGTTCATCAAACAGTTTCTGTTCTGTGCTAGGAGCCAAAACAAGTTCCCGTTCAGCTAAATCCTGACGATCTTGATCATTAAAAATACTGCTTTCCGTTATTTTAGCTGGAAAAACTCCTTCATTAATACCTAGAATAAGGACAGCTTTTAAATCTGGATGACGAGAACGCTCAACCGAGCCAATTAATACCTGATCCAATCCCGGAGGAATCAGAGCCAATTCCAAGGTCTCCATACCACTAATCATTAATTGAGTAAATTCTTGTAAATCTAAAGGTTCATCTCCCAAAATTTCTACTAAGTGATCTAATAATTCCAATATTTTTTGCCAAACTTGCAGCTGAATCCTAGCTTCTTCCAATTGGCCTTCTGCCTCAGCCTGCAGACTCCATTTTTCTAGTTTTTGGGGGACCCCCATTTCCACCAAAAAAACAAATAAAGCCTGACAATATTCACGAGCAGTTTTGGCTTCTAGTAACTTAGCCTGTAAAAAAGTAAGTAGCTTTACTACAGTACTACCAGCTTGCAAAACTTGAGCATCTGTTTCCTCATTTTTCTTTTCTTCAAATTTCCGCAGCCACCACTGTCTGCCTTTGATCCCCTGCTGCAAACAATAGTTTTCCAAAAGATCACTTTCGGAACGAGTTATTGGCCATAAATCTGTTTTTAAACTGCGAAATAGGGAATCATAATCCCATTCATTAATAATTGCCTCCAAAACACTTTGTATTAAATTAGGCAAAGGATGATTATTCATAGCCTTTTTCTTGTCTAAAAAAAAGGGAATCCCATAGTCCCGCAAAACATGAATTAATAAATTTTCATAATTACTAAAATCACGTACTAAAATAGCTATATCGCGATAGTGCAGCCCTTTTTCACGACAAAGAAAAACAATTTCACGGGCTGCCTGTTCTACCTCCTCTTGTCGCTTGGCACTTGCCTGTATCTTTAAAGCCTCAGCTTTCCCCTTAAACACCGGCATGGTTTCCAGAAAACTACGTTCCAAAAAAGCTAATTCCTCACAATTTTTAAACCTACGCTGTCCTGGTATAGGTAGAATAACACTTTCAGCTAATGGACACTGAATTTCCGCAGCTATTTTTAATAAATATTGATAGGTTTCCCAGGGCTTAAAAAAAAGATGAGTAGTTGGGAGCCATTTTTGTAAATATTTTGGTTCTAAACATAAAGTCAAATTAACCTGTGGACAATACTGCAGTAATTCCCTGAGCACAGCAAATTCCAAAGGTGTAAAACCATGAAAACCGTCAATCCAAATTTGTGTATTTTTTATGAAATCTGCCTGATAAAGTCTTGCCGCCAATAATTCCAAAGGTTCATTGACATCTAAATATTTTTCCGCAGTATATTTTTCAAATTCCCGATAAATAAAAACAAATTCCGCGAGTCTTTGTTTCAAATCCCCAGATAATTCCCCCAAACATTCCTCTAATTCCTCCACACTTAAACAATAGTTTTTCATTTCCAAAAGATCACGATTTAATTGCTCTAAAAAACCGGATTTAGAGAGTACTGGAGCGAATACTTCAAACTGTTCTTGATGTTTAGTTAAAAGATGTTTTAAAATTAAAATCCTGCCGATTTCATCTAAAGGTGTTAAGGTACCTCCACCTGTTTCCTGCAATACACGCCAAGCCAAACGGCGAAAACTAAGTACCTGAGCACGCATAATCCCGCTTCTTTTACTATATTTTAAAAGACTTTTTTCCGCATAAAAAGATCCCTGTTCCGGAACCAAATAAATGCAATTCGCTTCCGGATTATTTTCCAATTCTTTAATTATTTCACGCAGACATTGTTCCGTTTTTCCGGAACCAGAACGCCCCACTATAAATCGCAGCACTATTTTTCCTCCCCTAAAAAGGACTATTTACTTTCCATCATAACAAAAAATAAGTTTTTTCTCACCTTGCAACTTTTTATAGAATATGCTAAAATTAAAATTCCCATTAAAACTTTTAAATACTGAGTAAGCCGGATGACCGCGGATACAAGTACCGAAAGGTAGTATCTGAGGAAAGTCCGAGCTCCAAAGGGCAAAGTGCTGGATAACATCCAGTGGAGGTGACTCCGAGGATAGTGCCACAGAAACATACCGCCGATGGTGAGTTTTTCACACAGGTAAGGGTGGAATGGTGAGGTAAGAGCTCACCGGCAATCAGGCGACTGATTGGCCGGGTAAACCCCACTTGGAGCAAGACCGAATAGAGGAGCCATGAAACGGCCCGTTTCGCTCCCGGGTAAGGTCGCTAGAACCGGTGAGTAATCACCGGTCCAGACAGATGGTCATCACCTCATTTTGAGGTACAGAACTCGGCTTATAGGCTTACTCATTAAAAAACACTACGCTAAAAACGTAGTGTTTTTTTAAAAATAATTTATTAGAATCCGTCCACAATGATCACAATACTGAACTTTTTTAGCTTCCACAACTGATCTTTTTAATACCGCGGAAACACCAATATAACAGCCTAAACAAGATCCTTGATGTAATTTAGCCACAAAATCAAAAGGATACTGTTTTTCTACCTCTTGATAAGCTACTCTAATTTCCGGCCACAGTTGTTCGCAAATTTCCTCTTGCTTACTTTTAATTTCCGCAATTTTTAAACCAGCCTGATTTTTAACTGCCTGATATTCGTTAACACCATCCTGAAACTCCTCCTGCCAAACTTTAACCATTTCTTGATATTGTTCTTTTTTAGATTTACAAGCCTCAATCTTTTTTAAAAGCTGCCAATATTTTTCTTCGGTTTCTTCTCCCTCAGTTTCCAAATTTAAAACCGATTGCTGCAAAGAAAGAAGTTCCTTTAAAGAACTGCCCTTAGCCTGATAAAGTTTTTCCTTATTTATTTCGATTTGCCTAGCTAAATTACCACTTTTCTCCTCTAAAACATGTACCTCTTTTTCAGTCCTTTCAATCATTTGTAAAAGTGTTTGCAGTTCTTTTTCGCCCTCTTTCACTTTTTCCTGCAGTTCCTTTAATTTACCCACTACTGCTTTTAATTCCCCAGATTGCCAAAGTTTATTTTCCGCTATTTTCAACTCCTGTAATTTCCATAACAGCCTTTCTTGTCTAAGCATAAAACACCCCCATTAGGCTTTTAAACAGTCTAGTAATTTCTTTAATTGCTGTATCCTTTTTTGGTACACTTGAGCCCGTTTTTTTGCCACTTTGCTATTAGCTTTCGCCAATTCCCCAACAATCTCCTGCCATCTTTTTAAATCTGTTTCAATTAAATTAATTAAAAGAGGATGTTTTTTTGTTAATAATAAAGGGCCATAAGCAGCCGTTAAATTACTTAAATTTATTTCCGCTCCCTTTTTACCAACCTTAATAATTTGGTAAAAATGATTATTCTCCTCAAGCAAATCCTCTGCCTCAAAAAACCAGCCCTCTTTAGCTAACCAAAAACGTACCAATTTAGCCCTATTCATTGGCTGCACAATAATCTGTTTTAACCCAGTTACTATTTGCGGTGCTGCTTCCAAGAGGCGACAAATAAGTGAACCTCCCATTCCTGCTAGAATAACCGTATCTACTTCCCTAGGTTTTAAAACCGTTAAACCATCACCTAATCTCAACTCAATTTCTGAACTTAAATTATAATTACTAATATTTAAATTAGCCCTTTGATAAGGCCCTTTTTTTATTTCCACCCCAATTACCCGTGCAGCTATTTTTTCCCGAATTAAATAACAAGGCAATAAAGCATGATCAGTACCAATATCAGCTACTTGAGCCCCTTGGGGTACCATTTTCGCTATACCTAAAAGCCGTTTGGAAAGTTTCAAAATACACACCCCCTAAAACACAAAAGGAGTCGACTAAGGTGTCAACTCCTTTAAGAAGACATTTCTGGTGGGCGATGACAGACTTGAACTGCCGACATCCTGCTTGTAAGGCAGGCGCTCTCCCAACTGAGCTAATCGCCCTTTAATGGTGGGCCCACCTGGGATCGAACCAGGGACCAACCGGTTATGAGCCGGTGGCTCTACCGCTGAGCTATAGGCCCATGAAGCCTTTACAGAAGCACTTATTATTTTACAACAACTTTTCTCCTAGGTCAAGGTTAATTTTACACCTATCTGTAGCATCTTCAATCTGTTCAAGACGTTCTTGCATAGATTCTCTATTTTCCCCGGATATTTCCTTAAATCCCGAAAATTCTACCGGGGCTACTCCCCGAACTTGCAGCCAATGATTAATTTCTCCTTTAATTTCTTCCAAGGCTTTTAGACCACGGCCTCCATTATATTTTTCATAAGGTTTTTCCAACTCAGACAATTCTTTAATAACTTGGCGAATACTCTCTTGATTATGATGCTGAAAATAATAAATTTTATTTACATTAGTTAGTTCAGTAAGTAACTGTCGTGCAGGAATATTATGTTGTGCATAAAGTACCACCCAACCAAGAGCAAGCCATTTTTCTACTCTCTTTTGCAATTCAACTTTTGACGCTTGCATCCGCTGATATTCAGCAAATAGTTTTGCCGCTTTTTCCGGCTCTTTTTCCCATTCATAATCACGCTTTATTTTTTTTAAAATAGGATCAAAAACTTTATTTATTTGTTGAATTTTATCCTGAGCTATTTTCTCATTCAGCTCAATTTTCCCTTGTATTTTATAAAGATTAAAGCGATGGTTTAACCAACCCCAACTTAATTTTTCTTCCTTTAAATTAAGGTACCGCGAATCACATCCTTCATACCAGGCTTCTTCAACCTTAGGCATTAACATTAAATGACTAAAAACATCAGAAAGAAGATTTCCATGAAATTTCCTTTCCACAACCCTTCGTAAAGGTTTCCAAAAACTATTTTTTTATAAATCCTTTACCTCTAAATAAACAGGCAATTCTTCCACATTTCTGATTAAATTTTCTAACCCATAATTTATTTCCTCAGATCCGGTTAATTTTTTCATTAAACTACCTCATTTCTTATTCACGTTCACGTTCTACTGAATCTAACTGAACACGCTCACGAGATTCGCCAATATTAGCTAATTTCGCGGCCAAGATTGTCCGCACCGTAGATGGTATGGCTACATACATTTTTCAGCCAATTCGCCCATTAACTGTGACTCACCGCGTACCATAAATCCCTTCTAGTTTTACCGCTTTTTCCAGTAACTCCAACGAATAATTACCGGCCCTAAAATGACAAATACAATTTGCTAAACTAACTTCATCCTCTGCTAACTGCTTACTATCCGGTGTCTGATCATATTTAGCCCTAATTTTTTCTAAAGCACCAACAAATTTAGTCAGATTAGCCTTTAAATCAGGTGTGGATTCGTAATAATCCGCAGGAAACTCAATACTTTCATTTATAAAATCATTAAATCCGAAAACAACCTTATAAACCGACTTCTTCAATGCTTTTATACCTCTCTTCTTTTCATCAGTCACCAACTTAACCCCCTTATCTAAAATTTTATCGTTTAACTCAAATCCTTTCTAAAATATATTGGTTACTAACTATTATAATCTATTGTACCACTTTATGAGTATTCGCACAATAGAAAAAAAATATCGGCTAGTATTCTGCCGATATTTCCCATTTTTAATCTAAATAATCCTTTAACTTGCGACTGCGGCTGGGATGCCGCAATTTGCGTAAAGCCTTAGCTTCGATTTGTCTAATTCTTTCTCTAGTTACCCCGAATTGCTGCCCTACTTCTTCTAAAGTACGGGTTCGACCATCATCTAAACCAAAACGTAATCGCAAAACCTTTTCCTCACGCGGACTTAATGATTCCAAAACCTCTTCCAATTGTTCTTTTAAAAGTATAAAAGAAGCCGCTTCGGCCGGGGCAGGTGCATCTTCATCTTCAATAAAATCACCTAAATGACTATCTTCTTCTTCACCAATTGGAGTTTCCAAAGAAACAGGTTCTTGAGCAATTTTAATAATTTCTCTAACTCTTTCCACAGTAATACCCATTTCTTCTGCTATTTCTTCCGGTGTAGGGTCGCGTCCCAATTCCTGAAGAAGTTGACGAGATACCCTTACCCATTTATTAATCGTCTCCACCATATGCACTGGGATACGTATTGTACGTGCCTGATCAGCAATAGCCCGAGTGATAGCTTGACGAATCCACCAAGTGGCATAAGTACTAAATTTATAGCCTTTACGGTAATCAAATTTTTCCACAGCTTTAATTAAACCCAAATTACCTTCCTGAATCAAATCAAGAAAGAGCATACCGCGGCCTACATAACGTTTGGCAATACTAACCACCAATCTTAAATTTGCTTCCGCTAACTGTCTTTTGGCTTCCTCTTCCCCGGCTTCCATTCGTTTAGCTAATTCTACCTCCTCCTCAGCAGTCAACAGATCAACTCTTCCTATTTCTTTTAAATACATACGCACAGGATCATCTATGCCCACCCCTTCGGGTACGGAAAGGTCTATTTTT of the Clostridia bacterium genome contains:
- the addB gene encoding helicase-exonuclease AddAB subunit AddB — translated: MLRFIVGRSGSGKTEQCLREIIKELENNPEANCIYLVPEQGSFYAEKSLLKYSKRSGIMRAQVLSFRRLAWRVLQETGGGTLTPLDEIGRILILKHLLTKHQEQFEVFAPVLSKSGFLEQLNRDLLEMKNYCLSVEELEECLGELSGDLKQRLAEFVFIYREFEKYTAEKYLDVNEPLELLAARLYQADFIKNTQIWIDGFHGFTPLEFAVLRELLQYCPQVNLTLCLEPKYLQKWLPTTHLFFKPWETYQYLLKIAAEIQCPLAESVILPIPGQRRFKNCEELAFLERSFLETMPVFKGKAEALKIQASAKRQEEVEQAAREIVFLCREKGLHYRDIAILVRDFSNYENLLIHVLRDYGIPFFLDKKKAMNNHPLPNLIQSVLEAIINEWDYDSLFRSLKTDLWPITRSESDLLENYCLQQGIKGRQWWLRKFEEKKNEETDAQVLQAGSTVVKLLTFLQAKLLEAKTAREYCQALFVFLVEMGVPQKLEKWSLQAEAEGQLEEARIQLQVWQKILELLDHLVEILGDEPLDLQEFTQLMISGMETLELALIPPGLDQVLIGSVERSRHPDLKAVLILGINEGVFPAKITESSIFNDQDRQDLAERELVLAPSTEQKLFDEQFLFYRALTTPSEYLVLSYALADEEGRALGPSPFLQCLQLLFPDKQFKEQESALQLITLPKPTFSHLVINLRQAKDGQEIDPLWWEVYNWYLKEEKSRTFLTKMIEGLFYKARQADLAVKSRLKLYGKELQVSVSRLEIFQACPFQHFLTYGLRLKEQNEYLVSALDLGHFFHRGLEEFYYYLKTHDLEHGELSAAELKEIVDKIVVELAPVMQNKIFYSTARYRYLINKLARILLRAVIVLGEHHRRSNFRPWGVEISFGKQASWSGLHLQIGGTKVEVVGRIDRIDLAENDGNVYVRVIDYKSGELGLNLEEIYYGLKLQLPIYLLVALQEISQKLKRVTEPAGMFYFPVKDPLINTRGPLDKQNLEQEILKNLKLRGYLLENLPVVKLMDQEISGYSELLPVAINKKGEFYRNQKNVLNEKAWKALISYAESLVKKISKEILSGKIGVQPYYYRGHKPCNYCPYPAVCGFDPLLPGYSYRYLWSKTTAEIWSQISLETGEENE
- a CDS encoding SAM-dependent methyltransferase, translating into MKLSKRLLGIAKMVPQGAQVADIGTDHALLPCYLIREKIAARVIGVEIKKGPYQRANLNISNYNLSSEIELRLGDGLTVLKPREVDTVILAGMGGSLICRLLEAAPQIVTGLKQIIVQPMNRAKLVRFWLAKEGWFFEAEDLLEENNHFYQIIKVGKKGAEINLSNLTAAYGPLLLTKKHPLLINLIETDLKRWQEIVGELAKANSKVAKKRAQVYQKRIQQLKKLLDCLKA
- the rpoD gene encoding RNA polymerase sigma factor RpoD, coding for MFLKNEHEFVELKIADLKLDEVEQLIEEGKKKGVLTYKTIMEILEDVELDSDQIDELYEHLNSLGIEIIPDNTDIEDLDADETAEKEEEDDDDEKIDLSVPEGVGIDDPVRMYLKEIGRVDLLTAEEEVELAKRMEAGEEEAKRQLAEANLRLVVSIAKRYVGRGMLFLDLIQEGNLGLIKAVEKFDYRKGYKFSTYATWWIRQAITRAIADQARTIRIPVHMVETINKWVRVSRQLLQELGRDPTPEEIAEEMGITVERVREIIKIAQEPVSLETPIGEEEDSHLGDFIEDEDAPAPAEAASFILLKEQLEEVLESLSPREEKVLRLRFGLDDGRTRTLEEVGQQFGVTRERIRQIEAKALRKLRHPSRSRKLKDYLD